Proteins from a genomic interval of Phycisphaerae bacterium RAS1:
- the paaG gene encoding 1,2-epoxyphenylacetyl-CoA isomerase — MSAYSTILASSSDGVLTITLNRPEALNAFNEQMSVELAAALRAAQRDDTVRCVVLTGAGRAFCSGQDLAEIRSRYSADPAAAKLDFGAHLRNKYNPLITRIRSLEKPVVAAVNGVAAGAGASFAFACDLRIAARGASFVMAFVHVGLVPDSGATQTLLQHVGYGRAAELCFLGEKLPAEEAHKVGLVNRVVDDAVLPDAAAELARKLAALPTRAIGLTKRALNRAWAATLEDQLEYEAYLQATAGATTDHREGVLAFLEKRKPRFEGR, encoded by the coding sequence ATGAGCGCCTATTCCACGATCCTTGCGTCCTCCTCCGACGGCGTCCTGACGATCACGCTCAACCGCCCAGAGGCGCTGAACGCGTTCAACGAGCAGATGAGCGTCGAACTGGCGGCGGCGCTGCGCGCGGCGCAGCGCGACGACACGGTGCGCTGCGTCGTGCTGACCGGGGCCGGCCGGGCGTTCTGCTCCGGGCAGGACCTGGCCGAGATCAGGAGCCGCTACAGCGCCGACCCCGCCGCGGCGAAGCTGGACTTCGGTGCGCACCTGCGCAACAAGTACAATCCGCTCATTACGCGCATCCGTTCCCTGGAGAAGCCGGTCGTTGCCGCGGTGAACGGCGTGGCGGCGGGGGCGGGGGCGAGTTTCGCCTTCGCCTGCGACCTGCGCATCGCGGCCCGCGGGGCGTCGTTCGTAATGGCGTTCGTGCACGTCGGCCTCGTGCCCGACAGCGGCGCGACGCAGACGCTTTTACAGCACGTCGGCTATGGCCGGGCGGCGGAGCTGTGTTTCCTGGGCGAAAAACTCCCGGCCGAAGAGGCGCACAAGGTGGGACTGGTCAATCGCGTCGTGGACGACGCCGTCCTACCCGATGCGGCGGCGGAGCTGGCGCGGAAGCTGGCGGCGCTGCCGACTCGTGCGATCGGGCTGACCAAGCGAGCGCTGAACCGCGCCTGGGCCGCGACGCTTGAGGATCAGCTCGAGTACGAAGCCTACCTGCAGGCGACAGCCGGCGCGACCACTGACCATCGCGAAGGCGTGCTGGCGTTTCTGGAGAAGCGCAAGCCGCGGTTCGAAGGGCGTTAA
- the nadC gene encoding Nicotinate-nucleotide pyrophosphorylase [carboxylating], producing the protein MWTDATRQLIAAAAAEDLGLAGDLSAALPPDAGAAVAARLVPRRSGIICGLALAGEILAEFSRRLGAELHFEPARLSSGPLADGAAVSRGATVATVSGPRAAVLSAERTLLNFLSRMSGVATLTRRFVDTAAAANPDCRVFDTRKTIPGWRELDKYAVRCGGGSNHRFGLFDAVLIKDNHLAGIPVEKLADVLRGMLSRIRGTPSFVEVEVDALPQLRAVCNVPEVRIILLDNFDAEQMHEAVAYRDAQGLRGKVELEASGGVTLENVARIAATGVDRIAIGALTHSAAGLDIGLDFPHE; encoded by the coding sequence ATGTGGACTGATGCGACCCGCCAACTGATCGCCGCCGCCGCCGCCGAAGACCTCGGCCTGGCGGGCGACCTGTCCGCCGCCCTGCCGCCGGACGCCGGCGCCGCCGTCGCGGCCCGCCTCGTGCCGCGGCGCTCGGGCATCATCTGCGGCCTTGCGCTGGCGGGCGAAATCCTGGCCGAGTTTTCGCGGCGCCTGGGCGCGGAGTTGCATTTCGAGCCGGCGCGACTCTCGTCCGGGCCGCTGGCGGATGGGGCGGCCGTCTCGCGCGGCGCGACCGTCGCGACCGTCTCCGGCCCGCGCGCCGCCGTGCTTTCCGCTGAACGCACGCTGCTGAATTTTCTTTCGCGGATGAGCGGCGTCGCCACGCTGACGCGCCGCTTCGTCGACACCGCCGCCGCCGCCAACCCCGACTGCCGCGTCTTCGACACGCGCAAGACGATCCCCGGCTGGCGCGAGCTGGACAAGTACGCCGTCCGCTGCGGTGGCGGCAGCAATCACCGCTTCGGGCTGTTCGATGCGGTCCTGATCAAGGACAACCACCTGGCCGGGATACCGGTTGAGAAACTCGCGGACGTGCTGCGCGGCATGCTCTCGCGCATCCGCGGCACACCCAGCTTCGTCGAGGTCGAGGTGGACGCGCTGCCGCAGCTCCGCGCGGTCTGCAACGTCCCGGAGGTGCGCATCATTCTGCTCGACAATTTCGACGCCGAGCAGATGCACGAAGCGGTCGCCTATCGCGACGCGCAGGGCCTGCGCGGCAAGGTCGAGCTGGAAGCCAGCGGCGGCGTCACACTCGAAAACGTGGCCCGCATCGCGGCGACGGGCGTCGATCGCATCGCCATCGGGGCGCTGACGCACTCGGCGGCGGGATTGGACATCGGGCTGGACTTTCCGCATGAATGA
- a CDS encoding N-6 DNA Methylase, translated as MKSLKDAIARFGADARAKLANPSVTGEPEDQLRAPLEALFADLAELCGFKREWLTAVGESSLSRLKTRPDYAVTLRNVLVGFAEVKAPGKGADPRRYKGHDKQQWEKLQSLPNLLYTDGNSFSLWQNGELVDSVLELQGDIETSGAKLAAPPGLLRLFDNFLRWEPIPPKSAPDLAKISARLCRLLRDEVTEQLAEKSPALTALAADWRKLLFPEANDEQFADGYAQAVTFGLLMARSSGFRLSGGLDQVGKQLGKTSSLIGAALRLLTDEASSEATLKTSLGALLRVLDAVDWQTISKGKPDAWLYFYEDFLAVYDNALRKLTGSYYTPPEVVGPMIRLVDDVLREHFDRSAGLASPDVTLADPAVGTGTFILGVLRRIASDVETDQGAGAVPQAIESAIGRLIAFELQLGPFAVAQLRVYAELMELIGKPPRAIPRMFVTDTLGNPYAEVEELGSLYRTIAESRKRANEIKSKERITVVLGNPPYKEKAKGRGGWIEEGTDETAKVALLKAWIPPADWGVGAHAKHLRNLYVYFWRWATWKVFDHDPQHDAGIVCFITVAGFLNGPGFQRMRDDLRRKCDRIWVIDCTPEGHQPDVPTRIFQAVQQPVCIVLAARSKQKAAAKPAAVKYTVLPAGKREEKFAALARLKLGSKVWQDCPTDWRAPFLPAASGDWASYAALDELFAYNGSGVMPGRTWIIAPDSESLQQRWRKLIRAKPEQKESLFHPHLRGGQPGDKHVNKVVRGLPGFGDNPKPVADEKGECLLPVRYGFRSFDRQWIIPDSRVINQPNPELWGSHGARQTYLTALMAHSPTSGPAVTFTCLIPDLHHYKGSFGGRVFPLWRDAAAKTPNLPPRLLESLAKKYKFAVTAEDVLAYLAAVAANPAYTARFQKDLAQPGLRIPLTARPNLFAQAIELGRRVIWLQTFGERFVDAKANRPPGPPRLPKERSPRIPSSGAIPDDADSMPDEIRYDESKRRLMVGAGFIDNVPPAVWQYEVSGKQVLTQWFSYRKKNRERPIIGDRRPPSKLGDIQPDHWLAEYTTELLNVLHVLALLVELEPQQAQLLEQICAGPTLAYNR; from the coding sequence ATGAAGAGTTTGAAAGACGCTATCGCCCGCTTCGGCGCCGACGCCCGTGCGAAGCTCGCTAATCCGAGCGTGACGGGCGAACCGGAGGATCAACTCCGCGCCCCGCTCGAAGCGCTCTTTGCCGATCTCGCGGAACTCTGCGGCTTCAAGCGGGAATGGCTCACGGCGGTCGGCGAATCGTCGCTGAGCAGGCTCAAGACTCGGCCGGATTACGCCGTCACGCTGCGGAACGTGCTGGTCGGGTTCGCGGAGGTCAAGGCGCCCGGGAAAGGCGCCGACCCCCGCCGCTACAAGGGGCACGACAAGCAGCAGTGGGAGAAGCTGCAGTCGCTGCCGAACCTGCTGTACACCGACGGCAATTCATTCAGTCTTTGGCAAAATGGCGAACTGGTCGATTCGGTCCTTGAATTGCAGGGTGATATTGAAACGTCTGGCGCGAAGCTGGCCGCGCCGCCGGGGCTGCTTCGCCTCTTCGACAACTTTCTTCGCTGGGAGCCGATCCCCCCGAAATCCGCGCCGGATCTGGCGAAAATCTCTGCGCGGCTGTGCCGACTTCTCCGAGATGAAGTCACCGAACAATTGGCTGAGAAGAGCCCGGCCCTGACCGCGCTCGCCGCCGACTGGCGCAAGCTCCTGTTTCCCGAAGCGAATGACGAGCAATTCGCCGACGGTTACGCACAGGCTGTCACCTTCGGTCTGCTCATGGCGCGATCGAGCGGCTTTCGCCTGTCCGGCGGCCTGGATCAGGTCGGCAAGCAACTGGGGAAAACGAGTTCGCTGATCGGCGCGGCTTTGCGACTGCTGACCGACGAGGCCAGCAGCGAAGCGACTCTGAAAACCTCGCTCGGCGCGCTGCTGCGCGTGCTCGACGCGGTGGATTGGCAGACGATCAGCAAGGGAAAGCCCGACGCGTGGCTCTACTTCTACGAGGACTTTCTGGCGGTCTACGACAACGCGCTGCGGAAGCTTACCGGCTCGTATTACACACCGCCGGAAGTCGTCGGGCCGATGATTCGTCTTGTGGACGATGTGCTGCGCGAGCACTTTGATCGCAGCGCAGGTCTGGCCTCCCCGGACGTGACCCTGGCCGATCCGGCCGTGGGCACAGGCACGTTTATCCTCGGCGTGCTGCGCCGCATCGCCTCCGACGTGGAGACCGACCAGGGAGCAGGCGCGGTTCCGCAGGCGATCGAGTCGGCCATCGGCCGCCTGATTGCGTTTGAATTGCAGCTCGGCCCGTTCGCCGTTGCCCAGCTTCGCGTTTACGCCGAACTGATGGAGTTGATCGGCAAGCCGCCGCGGGCCATCCCGCGCATGTTCGTCACGGACACGCTCGGGAATCCGTATGCCGAGGTCGAGGAACTGGGTTCCTTGTACCGCACGATCGCCGAATCACGGAAACGGGCCAACGAAATCAAGAGCAAGGAACGAATCACCGTCGTGCTCGGCAATCCGCCCTACAAGGAAAAGGCGAAAGGGCGCGGCGGCTGGATCGAAGAGGGAACCGACGAGACCGCGAAGGTCGCGCTGCTCAAAGCCTGGATTCCGCCGGCGGACTGGGGCGTCGGCGCGCACGCCAAGCACCTCCGCAACCTGTACGTCTATTTCTGGCGCTGGGCCACGTGGAAGGTCTTCGACCACGACCCGCAGCACGACGCGGGTATCGTGTGCTTCATCACCGTCGCGGGCTTCCTGAATGGACCTGGATTTCAGAGGATGCGCGACGATCTGCGCCGCAAGTGCGACCGCATCTGGGTGATCGACTGCACGCCCGAAGGCCATCAGCCCGACGTGCCGACCCGCATCTTTCAGGCCGTGCAGCAGCCGGTGTGCATCGTGCTGGCGGCCCGGTCGAAACAGAAAGCGGCCGCCAAGCCGGCCGCGGTGAAGTACACCGTGCTTCCGGCCGGCAAGCGCGAGGAGAAGTTCGCAGCGCTCGCCAGGCTCAAGCTGGGATCGAAGGTTTGGCAGGATTGCCCGACCGATTGGCGAGCGCCGTTCCTGCCGGCGGCATCCGGCGACTGGGCCAGCTACGCCGCGCTCGACGAATTGTTTGCTTACAACGGGTCGGGCGTCATGCCGGGACGTACGTGGATCATAGCGCCAGATTCTGAGTCGTTACAGCAGCGCTGGCGAAAGCTCATTCGAGCGAAGCCGGAACAAAAGGAGAGCTTGTTTCATCCGCATCTTCGCGGCGGTCAACCCGGCGACAAGCATGTGAACAAGGTGGTTCGAGGACTGCCAGGTTTTGGTGACAATCCAAAGCCAGTCGCCGACGAGAAAGGGGAGTGTCTACTGCCGGTACGCTATGGCTTTCGCTCGTTTGATCGGCAATGGATCATTCCCGACAGCCGTGTGATCAATCAGCCCAACCCCGAGTTGTGGGGTTCCCACGGCGCGCGGCAGACGTACCTTACGGCCCTGATGGCACACTCGCCGACGTCGGGACCTGCAGTGACATTTACGTGCCTGATCCCGGATCTGCACCATTACAAAGGTTCGTTTGGTGGGCGCGTTTTTCCTCTCTGGCGCGACGCCGCCGCGAAGACGCCGAACCTGCCGCCGAGACTATTGGAATCTCTGGCGAAGAAGTACAAGTTTGCCGTGACCGCTGAGGACGTTCTGGCGTACCTCGCCGCGGTAGCCGCCAACCCGGCGTACACGGCGCGATTTCAAAAGGACCTAGCCCAGCCGGGCTTGCGCATCCCACTCACCGCCCGACCGAACTTGTTCGCGCAGGCCATCGAGTTGGGCCGGCGGGTGATCTGGCTGCAGACGTTCGGCGAGCGCTTTGTTGATGCCAAAGCGAATCGCCCGCCGGGGCCTCCGCGGCTGCCGAAAGAGCGCTCACCGCGCATCCCAAGCAGCGGCGCGATCCCGGATGACGCCGATTCCATGCCCGACGAAATCCGATACGATGAATCCAAGCGCCGCCTGATGGTCGGCGCCGGCTTCATCGACAACGTGCCGCCCGCCGTCTGGCAGTACGAAGTCTCCGGCAAGCAGGTGTTGACGCAGTGGTTCAGCTATCGTAAGAAAAACCGCGAGCGGCCGATCATCGGCGACCGCCGGCCGCCGTCGAAGCTCGGCGATATCCAGCCCGATCACTGGCTGGCCGAATACACGACCGAACTCTTGAACGTGCTGCACGTTCTTGCGCTGCTGGTGGAGCTGGAGCCTCAGCAGGCGCAACTCCTGGAGCAGATCTGTGCCGGACCCACGCTTGCCTACAATCGATGA
- a CDS encoding Sulfite exporter TauE/SafE: MMFASLSPAQLSELACVGLAAGLVGGLLGVGGGLVMIPAMALLLADAFGPGSFHLYKLAAIATSVVLSIPATLRHVRAGAIMPDMLRSTLPLAVIGVAAGVALASSPLFVGGQTHNLRRVFGGFLELVVAVQVFQHVRAARGEPSLVDCCPLPTRRLLHGLVVGLPTGVIAGFLGIGGGIWAVPAQSLLFGIRLRYAIANSSLMIIFVAGATVIVQSLAVSRMPGLSAGSAWWLTAVLAPTAIAGGWIGAGLTHRISTAWLRVAFNGLLAVTGVQLMRG, translated from the coding sequence ATGATGTTCGCATCGCTTAGTCCGGCTCAGCTCAGCGAACTGGCCTGCGTCGGCCTTGCCGCCGGACTGGTTGGCGGACTACTGGGCGTGGGCGGGGGATTGGTGATGATTCCCGCCATGGCGCTGCTCTTGGCGGACGCCTTCGGGCCGGGGTCGTTTCATCTCTACAAGCTTGCGGCGATCGCAACCTCGGTTGTGCTGTCGATTCCGGCGACGCTGCGTCACGTGCGGGCCGGCGCGATCATGCCGGACATGCTCCGCTCGACGCTTCCGCTGGCGGTAATCGGCGTGGCGGCGGGCGTAGCGCTGGCGTCGTCGCCGCTGTTCGTCGGAGGGCAGACGCATAACCTGCGGCGCGTCTTCGGGGGGTTTCTGGAGCTGGTGGTCGCGGTCCAGGTGTTTCAACACGTTCGCGCGGCGCGCGGAGAGCCGTCGCTCGTTGACTGCTGCCCGCTGCCGACGCGCCGCCTGCTGCATGGGCTGGTCGTCGGCCTGCCGACCGGCGTCATCGCCGGGTTCCTGGGGATCGGCGGCGGCATCTGGGCGGTGCCGGCGCAGTCGCTGCTGTTCGGCATTCGCCTGCGATACGCCATCGCCAATTCTTCGCTGATGATCATCTTTGTGGCCGGCGCCACAGTGATTGTGCAGTCGCTGGCGGTGTCACGCATGCCGGGATTGTCCGCCGGAAGCGCGTGGTGGCTGACGGCGGTGCTGGCGCCGACGGCGATCGCGGGGGGCTGGATCGGGGCGGGGCTGACGCACCGGATTTCGACGGCGTGGCTGCGGGTCGCGTTCAACGGGCTGCTGGCGGTGACGGGCGTTCAGCTCATGCGCGGGTAG
- a CDS encoding Tyrosine phosphatase family protein, whose amino-acid sequence MIGRRRKLLVLAGAGVVLIAGGLAWAVSSRTLPRRFSSVVEGQLYRSGSVSPEQLRIVHERYGIRRVLCLLSAAASETIAEREAAEKLGLTWINIPLTGDGASTPEQREQILAALADVDRVPTLVHCAAGVNRTGLAVGLYRLRYSGWTLEQALAELKSRGFEDQPHHQNLRDALAEAAASPVR is encoded by the coding sequence ATGATCGGGAGAAGAAGGAAGCTGCTGGTTCTCGCGGGCGCCGGCGTCGTGCTGATCGCCGGCGGTCTGGCTTGGGCGGTTTCCAGTCGCACGCTGCCGCGGCGATTCTCGTCCGTCGTCGAAGGCCAACTCTACCGCAGCGGCTCCGTCTCGCCCGAGCAGTTGCGCATCGTGCATGAGCGCTACGGAATTCGCCGCGTGCTCTGCCTGCTCAGCGCTGCCGCGTCGGAGACGATCGCCGAGCGCGAGGCGGCCGAGAAGCTCGGTCTGACGTGGATCAACATCCCGCTCACGGGCGACGGCGCCAGCACGCCGGAGCAGCGCGAGCAGATTCTGGCGGCGCTGGCGGACGTCGACCGCGTCCCCACGCTGGTTCACTGCGCCGCGGGCGTGAACCGGACCGGGCTGGCCGTCGGACTCTACCGGCTTCGTTACAGCGGTTGGACGCTCGAGCAAGCTCTGGCTGAACTGAAATCGCGCGGCTTTGAAGATCAGCCGCATCACCAGAACCTGCGCGACGCGCTGGCCGAAGCCGCCGCCTCGCCGGTTCGTTGA